A window of the Canis aureus isolate CA01 chromosome 34, VMU_Caureus_v.1.0, whole genome shotgun sequence genome harbors these coding sequences:
- the LOC144304441 gene encoding uncharacterized protein LOC144304441 isoform X1, which yields MAVFLNMSRIPKVGEKFLLSSLCNVLEAKIPRFPRKQLLTRIQELALLRFMKDQGRKKITFIKTKTRQGTSLQAQHHTGATPDPPRAQHGRTREEDLCLRVSRPPNSYPVVTSTLSSDTEAIVHLLNPTSPRLKLGKLSSLRGLCRLVTWNSAAAWVCSWPWASRALTTKVHHGPGPPATQQSLSISSRDIPLHFCWFGECCFSAYFRLFYSDALLT from the exons ATGGCTGTTTTCCTCAATATGAGTAGGATTCCCAAAGTGGGGGAAAA GTTTCTCTTATCTTCACTCTGCAATGTGCTTGAAGCCAAGATCCCAAGATTTCCACGAAAACAACTGCTGACAAGAATTCAGGAATTAGCACTTCTCAG GTTCATGAAAGaccaagggaggaaaaaaatcacattcatt aagaccaagacgAGACAAGGGACTTCCCTGCAGGCACAACATCACACGGGAGCCACCCCTGACCCACCCAGAGCTCAACACGGAAGAACAAGGGAGGAAGACCTCTGCCTTCGTGTCAGCCGTCCTCCCAACTCCTACCCAGTGGTCACATCAACATTAAG TTCTGACACTGAGGCAATTGTCCACCTTCTGAATCCCACCTCTCCAAGGCTGAAGCTGGGAAAACTCTCTTCCCTGCGTGGTTTGTGCAGGCTCGTGACTTGGAACAGTGCAGCAGCCTGGGTATGCAGCTGGCCATGGGCATCCCGTGCATTG aCAACCAAAGTTCACCATGGGCCTGGGCCTCCAGCCACACAACAGTCACTGTCCATTTCATCCCGGGACATTCCTCTTCATTTCTGCTGGTTTGGTGAATGTTGCTTCTCTGCATATTTCCGATTGTTCTACTCTGATGCACTTTTGACTTGA
- the LOC144304441 gene encoding uncharacterized protein LOC144304441 isoform X2, with the protein MAVFLNMSRIPKVGEKFLLSSLCNVLEAKIPRFPRKQLLTRIQELALLRFMKDQGRKKITFIKTKTRQGTSLQAQHHTGATPDPPRAQHGRTREEDLCLRVSRPPNSYPVVTSTLSSDTEAIVHLLNPTSPRLKLGKLSSLRGLCRLVTWNSAAAWVCSWPWASRALDTEAFEMERDSS; encoded by the exons ATGGCTGTTTTCCTCAATATGAGTAGGATTCCCAAAGTGGGGGAAAA GTTTCTCTTATCTTCACTCTGCAATGTGCTTGAAGCCAAGATCCCAAGATTTCCACGAAAACAACTGCTGACAAGAATTCAGGAATTAGCACTTCTCAG GTTCATGAAAGaccaagggaggaaaaaaatcacattcatt aagaccaagacgAGACAAGGGACTTCCCTGCAGGCACAACATCACACGGGAGCCACCCCTGACCCACCCAGAGCTCAACACGGAAGAACAAGGGAGGAAGACCTCTGCCTTCGTGTCAGCCGTCCTCCCAACTCCTACCCAGTGGTCACATCAACATTAAG TTCTGACACTGAGGCAATTGTCCACCTTCTGAATCCCACCTCTCCAAGGCTGAAGCTGGGAAAACTCTCTTCCCTGCGTGGTTTGTGCAGGCTCGTGACTTGGAACAGTGCAGCAGCCTGGGTATGCAGCTGGCCATGGGCATCCCGTGCATTG GATACAGAAGCCTTCGAGATGGAGAGGGACTCAAGCTAA